Proteins encoded by one window of Candidatus Obscuribacter sp.:
- a CDS encoding radical SAM protein, protein MQVTNGKISHTAARLRRLGVDLDKYPGVTERQIFEPIVSGTDRQLLWSLARSYRDQLLYRTPDPCMLTHILTTRCNYNCGFCSFADSLNVKHSDLTLPEIERFYKTLGASLNVIVYSGGETTLNSDLPAIIEAAYRSTPVESVFVISNAWRPQLILDITHRIAQSCPDLHLTWSLSIEGPKSLNNELRYTKGRSWDAWQNTIDTMEALKAIRERFDYKQLDVQLCTVCSPNNAALMDSWYETVRDELQPDKWNLNLMRRSVQMSASQLPTFDERRSLSVLQPFEAAYLAITKRLRADVIAGRLKFMYHTRTPQDGALKSAMDLVSQEANRRTMMEQPPEFCCKAGTMGAFISSEGAVSACEEFAHASETKSFGNLRLSDYDFQKIWHGALATKYRAKVGKADECRGCTLESQRNYPAILVSFKSLMQVDKLARQIKANTAAIAA, encoded by the coding sequence ATGCAAGTTACAAATGGCAAAATCAGCCATACTGCAGCGCGTCTCAGACGTCTTGGGGTTGATTTGGACAAATATCCTGGCGTAACTGAGCGTCAGATCTTTGAGCCTATTGTGAGTGGCACAGACAGGCAATTGCTCTGGTCGTTGGCGCGCTCGTACCGCGACCAATTGCTTTACCGCACGCCCGATCCGTGTATGTTGACCCATATTTTGACTACACGTTGCAATTACAACTGCGGCTTTTGCTCATTTGCTGATTCGCTCAATGTCAAACACAGCGATTTGACTTTGCCTGAGATAGAGCGCTTTTATAAAACTCTTGGCGCCAGTCTAAATGTCATTGTCTACTCCGGTGGCGAGACGACACTCAATAGTGATTTGCCTGCCATCATAGAGGCTGCCTACAGGTCAACGCCGGTGGAGTCAGTGTTTGTAATTTCCAATGCCTGGCGTCCGCAGCTTATACTCGATATTACTCATCGCATTGCTCAGAGTTGTCCAGACTTGCATCTGACCTGGAGTCTGAGTATCGAGGGGCCTAAGTCTCTAAACAACGAGCTGCGTTATACCAAGGGGCGGTCCTGGGATGCCTGGCAAAATACAATCGATACAATGGAAGCGCTCAAGGCTATTCGCGAGCGTTTTGACTACAAACAGTTGGACGTACAGCTCTGTACTGTTTGCTCACCTAATAATGCTGCCTTGATGGATAGCTGGTATGAAACAGTGAGAGATGAGTTGCAGCCAGACAAATGGAATCTCAATTTGATGCGTCGCAGTGTGCAAATGAGTGCCAGTCAGCTGCCGACTTTTGATGAACGCCGCTCTTTGAGCGTGTTGCAGCCATTTGAGGCAGCCTATCTAGCGATTACAAAACGCCTGAGGGCGGATGTAATTGCCGGTCGGTTGAAGTTTATGTATCACACTCGCACACCGCAAGATGGTGCGCTCAAGTCTGCCATGGACCTGGTCAGTCAGGAGGCTAATCGCCGCACAATGATGGAACAACCCCCTGAGTTTTGTTGCAAGGCTGGCACTATGGGCGCGTTTATCAGTAGTGAGGGGGCTGTCAGTGCTTGCGAAGAATTTGCCCACGCATCAGAGACTAAGAGTTTTGGCAATCTGCGTTTGTCTGATTATGACTTCCAAAAAATTTGGCACGGAGCTCTTGCCACCAAATATAGAGCCAAAGTGGGTAAGGCTGATGAATGCAGAGGTTGCACTCTGGAGAGTCAGCGCAACTATCCAGCTATCCTTGTGTCATTTAAGAGTTTGATGCAGGTAGATAAGCTGGCGCGGCAGATAAAAGCTAATACAGCTGCTATCGCAGCTTAG
- a CDS encoding response regulator — MVDEPIIEQAPINVRLAQKDTYRILVMDSVENANLLKEACKDVGFSVAAAHTIKEAFAFLDGENHADVIICAAYLEDESLFEFLKRLRLDPLHEDTMFCALALAPGPMGIKVQEYTEKAGRLLGADAFVSMPTFDAHLLIQEIKKLLPSVPVLEQERRDEAH, encoded by the coding sequence ATGGTAGACGAGCCAATAATTGAACAAGCACCTATCAACGTGCGGCTTGCCCAAAAAGACACCTATCGAATCTTAGTAATGGACTCAGTAGAGAATGCAAACCTCCTTAAAGAGGCCTGCAAAGACGTGGGGTTTTCGGTAGCTGCAGCTCACACAATTAAAGAAGCATTTGCGTTTTTGGATGGCGAAAATCACGCAGACGTGATCATATGCGCAGCCTACCTCGAAGACGAATCACTATTTGAGTTTTTAAAGCGCTTGAGACTAGATCCACTGCACGAAGATACCATGTTTTGCGCACTGGCTCTGGCTCCTGGTCCGATGGGCATCAAGGTGCAAGAATACACAGAAAAAGCTGGCCGCCTTTTAGGTGCGGATGCTTTTGTGAGCATGCCGACTTTTGATGCTCATTTACTCATTCAAGAGATCAAAAAGCTCCTGCCGAGCGTGCCTGTCCTTGAGCAAGAGCGCAGAGACGAAGCACATTAA